Proteins encoded together in one Kutzneria kofuensis window:
- a CDS encoding MCE family protein — MNLHRLTVAAVVAALLASTVYVVLNPGGRRTATLEFTRAVNLHPGDDVRVLGVRIGEVTSVRPDGDQVAVGIGYDHPVPAGAKAVIVTPSVISGRFVQLTPAYTGGPQLADGATVPRDRTAVPVEWDELKDQLTRLSTALAQNGSLPNAINTAAANLRGNGGSIRQTIADLAKAASTLAAGSKDLFGTITNLQVLISALNGADQQVRQFSAQLAAISRLLDDNRTQLAAALSALDKATAEVADFVAHNGERLGATVGQLADVTKILADDRAQLAQILHQAPTTLTDTLAMFDPATSTLQARLAINNTQDLAGFTCITLFSLGGTPDQCRRTLDPLLHMLNMTTVPVALNPPSLPTLLLGGGR; from the coding sequence GTGAACCTGCACCGACTGACCGTCGCCGCCGTCGTCGCGGCCCTGCTGGCCTCGACCGTGTACGTCGTGCTGAACCCGGGCGGCCGGCGGACCGCGACGCTGGAGTTCACGCGGGCCGTCAACCTGCATCCGGGCGACGACGTGCGGGTGCTCGGCGTGCGGATCGGTGAGGTCACGTCGGTGCGGCCGGACGGCGACCAGGTCGCCGTCGGGATCGGCTACGACCATCCGGTGCCGGCCGGGGCGAAGGCCGTCATCGTCACGCCCAGCGTGATCAGCGGCCGGTTCGTGCAGCTCACGCCCGCCTACACCGGCGGACCGCAGTTGGCCGACGGGGCGACCGTGCCGAGGGATCGCACGGCCGTGCCGGTGGAGTGGGACGAGCTGAAGGACCAGCTCACCCGGCTGTCGACCGCGCTGGCGCAGAACGGGTCGCTGCCGAACGCGATCAACACCGCCGCCGCGAACCTGCGGGGCAACGGCGGTTCGATCCGGCAGACGATCGCCGACCTGGCGAAGGCCGCGAGCACGCTCGCCGCCGGCAGCAAGGACCTGTTCGGCACGATCACCAACCTCCAGGTCCTGATCAGCGCGTTGAACGGCGCCGACCAGCAGGTTCGGCAGTTCAGCGCGCAGCTGGCGGCGATCTCCAGGCTGCTGGACGACAACAGGACCCAGCTCGCGGCGGCGCTGAGCGCCCTGGACAAGGCCACCGCCGAGGTCGCGGACTTCGTGGCCCACAACGGCGAGCGGCTCGGCGCGACCGTCGGCCAACTCGCCGACGTGACGAAGATCCTCGCCGACGACCGGGCCCAGCTGGCGCAGATCCTGCACCAGGCGCCGACCACGCTCACCGACACGCTCGCCATGTTCGACCCGGCCACCAGCACGCTGCAGGCGCGGCTGGCGATCAACAACACCCAGGACCTCGCCGGCTTCACCTGCATCACGCTGTTCTCCCTCGGCGGCACGCCCGACCAGTGCCGGCGGACGCTCGATCCGCTGCTGCACATGCTGAACATGACCACCGTGCCGGTCGCCCTGAACCCGCCGAGCCTGCCCACTCTGCTGCTCGGCGGCGGCCGATGA